A section of the Desulfobacteraceae bacterium genome encodes:
- a CDS encoding arginine N-succinyltransferase encodes MKETSPDTRSSSTGRMKTIVLVVVIAAVTSAATVWLMSRHLFPKSFQPVTLSQKEEKALANKLERLAPRRPPAEAPSKIPQIPDNGGAKPPPLEPEAYNETSASREVSFSQREINALIARNTDLAPRLAIDLSENLASARLLVPLDPDMPFLGGKTLRVSAGLALRYAGGKPVVMLKGVSLWGVPIPNAWLGGIKNIDLVGEFGAKPGFWQAFAAGVDDIRVADGRITIRLKE; translated from the coding sequence ATGAAAGAAACCTCGCCCGATACCCGTTCCAGCAGCACCGGCCGCATGAAAACGATCGTCCTGGTGGTTGTGATCGCGGCGGTTACCTCTGCGGCCACCGTCTGGCTGATGAGCCGCCACCTCTTCCCGAAATCCTTCCAGCCGGTGACCCTGTCGCAAAAAGAGGAGAAAGCCCTCGCCAACAAGCTCGAGCGACTGGCCCCCAGACGCCCGCCAGCAGAGGCACCCAGTAAAATCCCTCAAATCCCTGACAACGGCGGCGCCAAGCCCCCGCCACTGGAACCCGAGGCCTACAACGAAACGAGCGCCTCCCGGGAGGTGAGCTTCTCCCAGCGGGAGATCAACGCCCTCATCGCCCGGAACACGGACCTCGCCCCCCGACTCGCCATCGACCTCTCGGAGAACCTGGCCAGCGCCAGGCTCCTGGTCCCCCTGGACCCGGACATGCCCTTCCTGGGTGGAAAGACCCTGAGGGTTTCGGCCGGGCTGGCGCTGCGCTACGCCGGCGGCAAGCCGGTCGTCATGCTCAAGGGCGTGAGCCTCTGGGGGGTCCCGATTCCCAACGCCTGGCTGGGCGGAATCAAGAACATCGACCTGGTGGGGGAGTTCGGCGCCAAGCCCGGCTTCTGGCAGGCCTTTGCCGCGGGGGTGGACGACATCCGGGTGGCGGATGGACGCATCACCATCCGCCTGAAGGAATGA